A region from the Lytechinus variegatus isolate NC3 chromosome 6, Lvar_3.0, whole genome shotgun sequence genome encodes:
- the LOC121417294 gene encoding recombining binding protein suppressor of hairless-like, translating to MQLITHTSMNQHASYEALNLSQRGMGVAGRRDLSDDLHMMSRGQHQLIMGAVGGASGISYGTVIQVANDSMKYHSSASIPSHSQALSMVARTSSPHHSNTIATSVHSPPSPALSSSPPNAGTTAMHADELHSRGQRLTKESMKKYLEDRCHQTVVIQHAKVAQKSYGNEKRFFCPPPCIYLLNPGWKRKREQMLKDGETEAGSQVCAFIGIGNSDQDMQQLNLEGKDYCAAKTLYISDSDKRKHFFLSVKMFYGNGEDIGMFNSKRIKVISKPSKKKQSLKNADLCIQSGSTVALFNRLRSQTVSTRYLHVENNNFKASSQQWGAFTIHLLDDDESESEEFTVREGYIHYGSTIKLVDTITGMALPRLIIRKVDKQMALMDADDPVSQLHKCAFYMKDTDKMYLCLSQERIIQFQATPSPKDPKREIINDGASWTIISTDRAEYSFYEGMGPVKMPVTPVPLVTDLCLNGGGDVAMLELRGENFAPDLRVWFGCVEAETMYRNADLMFCVVPDISALCGEWRYIQRPTQVNIMLVRQDGIIYPTGRMFTYTPEPCATSHCRAIDTIMRRERLPEMNLIGPDSMPAMDGAIGGSLAMSGEMMAYNAMRMSGK from the exons ATGCAACTCATAACACACACCAGTATGAATCAGCATGCGTCGTACGAGGCGCTTAACCTGTCGCAACGTGGTATGGGCGTCGCCGGTCGGAGGGACCTGAGCGATGACCTGCACATGATGTCACGGGGTCAACATCAACTCATTATGGGCGCAGTGGGCGGGGCTTCGGGTATCTCATACGGAACTGTCATTCAAGTGGCGAACGATTCCATGAAATATCACA GTTCCGCCAGTATCCCGTCACACTCGCAAGCATTGAGCATGGTCGCCAGGACGTCAAGCCCTCACCATAGCAACACCATAGCAACCTCAGTACATAGCCCTCCCAGCCCCGCCCTCAGCTCTTCCCCTCCCAACGCTGGGACAACAGCTATGCATGCGGATGAATTACATTCAAG AGGCCAAAGATTAACCAAAGAATCAATGAAAAAATACCTAGAGGACAGGTGCCACCAGACGGTCGTCATACAGCATGCCAAAGTAGCCCAGAAATCTTATGGGAATGAGAAGAG GTTCTTCTGCCCCCCTCCTTGTATCTATCTTCTAAACCCTGGCTGGAAGAGGAAGCGGGAACAGATGCTGAAAGATGGAGAGACGGAAGCCGGAAGCCAGGTCTGTGCCTTTATCGGAATCGGTAACAGTGATCAAGATATGCAACAACTCAACTTAGAAGGAAAG GATTACTGCGCCGCCAAAACGTTATATATTTCAGACTCAGACAAGAGAAAGCATTTCTTTCTGAGCGTGAAGATGTTTTATGGAAACGGGGAGGATATCGGCATGTTCAACAGCAAGAGGATCAAAGTCATTTCGAAACCTTCCAAGAAAAAGCAATCGCTGAAAAATGCTGACT taTGTATTCAGTCTGGGTCGACAGTGGCCCTCTTCAATCGATTGAGATCGCAGACCGTGAGCACCAGGTACCTCCATGTagaaaacaataatttcaaggcaagCTCTCAACAGTGGGGAGCCTTCACTATCCATCTCT TGGACGATGATGAATCGGAGAGTGAGGAATTTACCGTCCGGGAAGGCTATATCCATTATGGCTCTACCATCAAACTAGTCGATACAATAACTGGTATGGCGTTACCAAGATTG ATAATCCGCAAAGTTGATAAGCAGATGGCTCTGATGGACGCGGATGACCCGGTTTCACAACTCCACAAATGTGCCTTCTACATGAAAGACACTGACAAGATGTACCTCTGCCTCTCCCAAGAGAGAATCATACAGTTCCAG GCCACGCCATCGCCGAAGGACCCCAAAAGGGAGATCATCAATGACGGGGCATCGTGGACCATTATCAGTACAGACAGGGCCGAGTACAGCTTCTATGAAGGCATGGGACCCGTTAAAATGCCTGTTACGCCCGTACCACTTGTTACAGATTTATGT CTAAATGGCGGCGGTGATGTAGCGATGCTTGAACTGAGAGGAGAGAACTTCGCCCCGGATCTACGGGTGTGGTTCGGATGTGTCGAAGCAGAGACGATGTACAG AAATGCTGACCTCATGTTCTGCGTGGTGCCGGATATCTCGGCGCTCTGCGGCGAATGGAGGTACATCCAGCGTCCGACCCAGGTCAACATCATGCTAGTGCGGCAGGATGGGATCATCTACCCGACGGGCCGCATGTTCACCTACACTCCGGAACCATGCGCAACGTCCCACTGCCGAGCCATCGACACCATCATGCGGCGGGAGCGGCTCCCGGAGATGAACTTGATAGGTCCCGACAGCATGCCGGCAATGGACGGTGCGATAGGGGGGTCGCTTGCCATGTCGGGGGAGATGATGGCGTACAACGCCATGCGCATGAGCGGAAAGTGA